The Azospirillum sp. TSH100 genome includes a region encoding these proteins:
- a CDS encoding tetratricopeptide repeat protein: MTLNEAVRLALEHFRAGRMAEAEGLCRAILQAAPGMGEVAQLLGVTVMMQNRPQEAEAILRQAIAMRPDLADSHGNLGTVLQSLGRMGESLAAHDRCVQLSPATPEAYVNRGSARLALGDRNGAATDFARALRLRPVDALAAANLGVALREAHRVAEAERALRRALVVDPGHAEAMLGYAHTLRELGRLAGAKTAYTRAVALSPAKTEALCYHLYLMQTLCDWDDYDRLCARVTEIIDQDGGIVIPLATLSIESTPAQQDRSARLFFERVVKRGAAAPLQARAPSSGGRLRIAYVSADFHEHATAFLAAELFELHDRNRFEVLAYSYGPDDGSAMRKRLVKAFDRFRDIRSVPLDAVARCMADDGVDIMVDLKGYTKQTRLDLLSRRLAPVEVSYLGYPGTIGCPHMDYVIGDRFVTPPEHQPFYAERLVLLPDAYQINDRHRPLPEQVASRAECGLPADGVVFAAFNTAYKISPTMFALWMRILKRVPGSVLWLFEANPLAAANLKAQAQAQGIDPARLAFAPPRPLADHIARYRVADLALDTLPYTGHTTTSDALWAGCPVVTCLGGTFASRVAASLLSAAGLPDTITRSLTEYEDLAVALAGDPARRAGFRKRLEDGRMTAPLFDSRRFTRNLERAYQVMWALHSAGQPPQGFIVPAGQ; the protein is encoded by the coding sequence ATGACGCTGAACGAGGCGGTGCGGCTGGCGCTGGAGCATTTCCGTGCCGGCCGGATGGCGGAGGCCGAGGGGCTGTGCCGGGCCATTCTGCAGGCGGCCCCCGGCATGGGGGAGGTCGCCCAGCTGCTGGGCGTGACGGTGATGATGCAGAACCGCCCGCAGGAAGCGGAAGCGATCCTGCGTCAGGCGATCGCCATGCGGCCGGATCTGGCCGACAGCCATGGCAATCTCGGCACCGTGCTGCAGTCGCTGGGCCGCATGGGCGAATCCCTGGCGGCGCACGACCGCTGCGTCCAGCTGTCGCCCGCCACCCCGGAAGCCTATGTCAACCGCGGGTCCGCCCGGCTGGCGCTGGGCGACCGCAACGGGGCGGCGACCGACTTCGCGCGCGCGCTGCGGCTGCGGCCGGTCGACGCGCTCGCCGCCGCCAATCTCGGCGTCGCCCTGCGCGAAGCCCATCGCGTGGCCGAGGCGGAGCGCGCGCTGCGCCGGGCGCTGGTCGTCGATCCGGGCCATGCCGAGGCGATGCTGGGCTATGCCCACACCCTGCGCGAGCTGGGCCGGCTGGCCGGGGCGAAGACCGCCTACACCCGCGCGGTGGCCCTGTCCCCGGCCAAGACCGAAGCGCTGTGCTATCACCTGTACCTGATGCAGACGCTGTGCGACTGGGACGATTACGACCGGCTCTGCGCCCGCGTGACCGAGATCATCGATCAGGACGGCGGCATCGTCATCCCGCTGGCCACCCTGTCGATCGAGAGCACCCCAGCCCAGCAGGACCGCTCCGCCCGCCTGTTCTTCGAGCGGGTGGTCAAGCGCGGCGCAGCGGCACCTTTGCAGGCGCGCGCTCCGTCGTCCGGCGGGCGGCTGCGCATCGCCTATGTCTCCGCCGACTTCCACGAGCATGCGACCGCCTTCCTGGCGGCCGAGCTGTTCGAGCTGCATGACCGCAACCGCTTCGAGGTGCTGGCCTATTCCTACGGCCCCGACGACGGCAGCGCCATGCGCAAGCGGCTGGTGAAGGCCTTCGACCGCTTCCGCGACATCCGCAGCGTGCCGCTCGACGCCGTCGCCCGCTGCATGGCCGACGACGGGGTCGACATCATGGTCGACCTGAAGGGCTACACGAAACAGACCCGGCTCGACCTGCTGTCGCGCCGGCTGGCTCCGGTCGAGGTCAGTTACCTGGGCTATCCCGGCACCATCGGCTGCCCGCATATGGACTATGTGATCGGCGACCGCTTCGTCACCCCGCCGGAGCACCAGCCCTTCTATGCCGAGCGGCTGGTGCTGCTGCCCGACGCCTACCAGATCAACGACCGCCACCGCCCGCTGCCGGAGCAGGTGGCGTCGCGGGCCGAGTGCGGCCTGCCGGCGGACGGCGTCGTCTTCGCCGCCTTCAACACCGCCTACAAGATCAGCCCCACCATGTTCGCCCTGTGGATGCGCATCCTGAAGCGCGTGCCGGGATCGGTGCTGTGGCTGTTCGAGGCCAACCCGCTGGCGGCCGCCAACCTGAAGGCCCAGGCGCAGGCCCAGGGCATCGATCCGGCCCGGCTGGCCTTCGCCCCACCCCGCCCGCTGGCCGACCACATCGCCCGCTACCGTGTCGCCGATCTCGCGCTGGACACCCTGCCCTATACCGGCCACACCACCACCAGCGACGCGCTGTGGGCCGGCTGCCCGGTGGTGACCTGCCTGGGCGGGACCTTCGCCTCGCGCGTGGCGGCCAGCCTGCTGAGCGCGGCCGGCCTGCCCGACACCATCACCCGCTCCCTGACGGAGTACGAGGATCTGGCGGTGGCGCTCGCCGGAGATCCGGCCCGCCGGGCCGGCTTCCGCAAGAGGCTGGAGGATGGCCGGATGACGGCGCCGCTGTTCGACAGCCGCCGCTTCACCCGCAACCTGGAGCGCGCCTATCAGGTCATGTGGGCGCTGCACAGCGCCGGCCAGCCACCCCAGGGCTTCATCGTCCCGGCCGGGCAGTAG
- a CDS encoding tetratricopeptide repeat protein: MVASAEIATPVQIETLPGQRMSVPDAVRQALDYCNSGWLDISAGICERILAANPGNVHALLIQGISAYKNREPAKAVPILAEALRRDPGSVDTLYHLGMALLLCGHFDRAELAFNCAIQGRSDYAEAMAGLAEVRRAGGDADGAYELLKRSVTLKGNYSPSYIAYSLMRFDRSLPAETEGWNRRREARHDRPRLTMASLGSYGRFAQTVNEYVAVRLYAEKYGMEFLTPDWVGHAFFSLDDPRLDPSVLPEFQGWLRQRKDFARGFDERVADPFRDRDLFLGGSPVNAMLKERRTDILSWLTPRPCWDRFLEPPVEALRHRGRTLVAVHIRQTDWWNQDYTPLSLYLDWLDGLWPTLEDPVLFVATDEPSVVPEFARFNPTTPADFPVRWEGLEYLQDFQVMTRADILAISTGSFAATAAALNPSPRLLLHPAEGNRGLVPFEAWR, encoded by the coding sequence ATGGTTGCCTCCGCCGAAATCGCCACCCCTGTCCAGATCGAAACTCTGCCGGGACAGCGGATGTCGGTTCCCGACGCCGTCCGGCAGGCGCTCGACTATTGCAATTCGGGCTGGCTCGACATCAGCGCGGGCATCTGCGAACGCATCCTGGCCGCCAACCCCGGCAACGTACACGCCCTGCTGATCCAGGGCATATCCGCCTACAAGAACCGCGAGCCGGCGAAAGCCGTGCCGATCCTGGCGGAGGCGCTGCGCCGCGATCCCGGCTCGGTCGATACCCTCTATCATCTGGGAATGGCGCTGCTGCTGTGCGGGCATTTCGACCGGGCGGAACTGGCCTTCAACTGTGCCATCCAGGGGCGTTCCGACTATGCAGAGGCGATGGCCGGGCTGGCCGAGGTACGCCGGGCCGGGGGCGACGCCGACGGCGCCTATGAACTGCTGAAGCGCTCCGTCACGTTGAAGGGCAATTATTCGCCCTCCTACATCGCCTACTCGCTGATGCGCTTCGACCGCTCGCTGCCGGCGGAGACGGAAGGATGGAACCGGCGGCGGGAGGCCCGGCACGACCGCCCCCGCCTGACCATGGCCTCGCTCGGCTCCTATGGGCGCTTCGCCCAGACGGTGAACGAGTATGTCGCCGTCCGCCTCTATGCCGAGAAATACGGGATGGAGTTCCTGACCCCCGACTGGGTCGGCCATGCCTTCTTTTCGCTCGACGATCCGCGGCTGGACCCGTCTGTGCTGCCGGAATTCCAGGGATGGCTGCGGCAGCGCAAGGATTTCGCCCGCGGCTTCGACGAACGGGTGGCCGATCCCTTCCGCGACCGCGACCTGTTCCTGGGCGGCTCGCCGGTCAACGCGATGCTGAAGGAGCGGCGGACCGACATCCTGTCCTGGCTGACTCCGCGCCCCTGCTGGGACCGCTTCCTGGAGCCGCCGGTGGAGGCGTTGCGCCACCGCGGCCGGACGCTGGTCGCCGTCCATATCCGCCAGACCGACTGGTGGAACCAGGACTACACGCCGCTGTCGCTCTATCTGGACTGGCTGGACGGGCTGTGGCCGACGCTGGAGGACCCGGTGCTGTTCGTCGCCACCGACGAACCGAGCGTGGTTCCCGAATTCGCCCGCTTCAACCCGACCACCCCGGCCGACTTCCCGGTCCGCTGGGAGGGGCTGGAGTATCTGCAGGATTTCCAGGTGATGACGCGGGCCGACATCCTGGCGATCAGCACGGGATCCTTCGCCGCCACCGCCGCCGCACTGAACCCCTCCCCCCGCCTGCTGCTCCACCCCGCAGAGGGCAACCGCGGGCTGGTGCCGTTCGAGGCGTGGCGGTAA
- a CDS encoding glycosyltransferase family 41 protein: MDPSTLDALKRRALDALGAGRLEEAAALYRDLLAEDGTAADLWNNLGVILSEMRRPAAAAAALRNALALRPDYDKPWVGLGSEAFGGDRLEETVRCWSRAIRLEPRQGAGLWFNLGVVRQMRGEAAEAAAVFDRAEALMPDDPRVASQRLLCLNYLDLPGERLLAEHRRFDERFGDGASDGAGNGRKPAVPHANRPDPEKRLRIGYLSVEFREHLGAYFLTPLFEAADRGRFDIVCYSILPDSHADAHTARFKAQADGWRNVGHLDDEELAAQIRADGIDILVDLAGHSGLNRLPMLALRPAPVQVTWLGYPNGTGMEAVGYRIVDPVSDPIGPTDGHAVETLVRLPAPFLCFRPPVSAPPVVPLPAGATGAVTFGSFNKLSKITDGTVALWAEVLRRVPDARLLLKDRPLSDAGTAAGLRARFAAAGIDPARLDLVGFIKDAAGHLAAYNRIDIALDPHPYNGTITTCDTLWMGAPLVTLAGGRHAARVGASLMTAIGLPELVAATSDRYAAIAAELAGDLTRLMRLRMGMRERVRASALCDETRFMRNLETAYRLIWRRWCDQRRSEV; encoded by the coding sequence ATGGATCCGTCTACCCTGGATGCGCTGAAGCGCCGCGCGCTGGACGCCCTCGGCGCCGGGCGGCTGGAAGAGGCCGCGGCCCTCTACCGCGACCTGCTGGCGGAGGACGGCACGGCCGCCGACCTGTGGAACAATCTGGGCGTCATCCTGTCCGAGATGAGGCGCCCGGCGGCGGCGGCGGCAGCGCTGCGCAACGCCCTGGCGCTGCGGCCGGATTACGACAAGCCCTGGGTCGGGTTGGGCAGCGAGGCCTTCGGCGGCGACCGGCTGGAGGAGACCGTCCGCTGCTGGAGCCGGGCGATCCGGCTGGAACCGCGGCAGGGTGCCGGGCTGTGGTTCAATCTGGGCGTGGTCCGGCAGATGCGCGGCGAGGCGGCGGAGGCCGCCGCCGTCTTCGACCGGGCCGAGGCGCTGATGCCGGACGACCCGCGCGTCGCCAGCCAGCGGCTGCTGTGCCTCAATTACCTCGACCTGCCCGGCGAGCGCCTGCTGGCCGAACACCGGCGCTTCGACGAACGGTTCGGCGACGGGGCCAGCGATGGGGCCGGCAATGGCCGCAAGCCCGCCGTTCCGCACGCCAACCGCCCCGATCCGGAAAAGCGGCTGCGCATCGGCTACCTGTCGGTCGAGTTCCGCGAGCATCTCGGCGCCTATTTCCTGACGCCCCTGTTCGAGGCGGCCGACCGCGGCCGGTTCGACATCGTCTGCTATTCGATCCTGCCGGACAGCCACGCCGACGCCCACACCGCCCGCTTCAAGGCGCAGGCCGACGGTTGGCGCAATGTGGGGCATCTGGACGACGAGGAACTGGCGGCACAGATCCGCGCCGACGGCATCGACATCCTGGTCGATCTTGCCGGTCATTCCGGGCTGAACCGGCTGCCGATGCTGGCGCTGCGCCCGGCGCCGGTGCAGGTGACGTGGCTGGGCTATCCCAACGGCACCGGCATGGAGGCGGTCGGCTACCGCATCGTCGATCCGGTCAGCGATCCGATCGGACCGACCGACGGGCATGCGGTGGAGACCCTGGTCCGGTTGCCCGCCCCCTTCCTGTGCTTCCGCCCGCCGGTTTCCGCCCCGCCGGTGGTGCCGCTGCCGGCCGGCGCCACCGGGGCCGTCACCTTCGGATCCTTCAACAAGCTGTCGAAGATCACCGACGGCACCGTTGCGCTGTGGGCCGAGGTGCTGCGCCGCGTGCCGGATGCGCGCCTGCTGCTGAAGGACCGGCCGCTGTCCGATGCCGGCACCGCCGCCGGGCTTCGGGCGCGCTTCGCCGCCGCCGGCATCGACCCGGCCCGGCTCGATCTCGTCGGCTTCATCAAGGACGCCGCCGGGCATCTGGCCGCCTACAACCGCATCGACATCGCGCTGGACCCGCATCCCTACAACGGCACCATCACCACCTGCGACACGCTGTGGATGGGGGCGCCGTTGGTGACGCTGGCAGGCGGGCGCCACGCCGCCCGCGTCGGCGCCAGCCTGATGACCGCCATCGGCCTGCCGGAACTGGTCGCCGCCACCTCGGACCGTTACGCCGCCATCGCCGCGGAGCTGGCCGGCGACCTCACCCGCCTGATGCGGCTGCGCATGGGCATGCGCGAGCGGGTGCGGGCGTCGGCGCTGTGCGACGAGACCCGCTTCATGCGCAATCTGGAGACCGCCTATCGGCTGATATGGCGGCGCTGGTGCGATCAGCGGCGGTCGGAGGTCTGA
- a CDS encoding bifunctional 2-polyprenyl-6-hydroxyphenol methylase/3-demethylubiquinol 3-O-methyltransferase UbiG has protein sequence MSEAPPSSPAPDTASAVHSGSADRFGYEWGRYAELKDIYQEQFRRWTPFMAPEDWRGLTFVDVGCGMGRNSHWPMSYGAAGGLAIDIDERSLASARATLAPHPAMEVRRQSAYELNEVERFDLAFSIGVIHHLAHPETALANMVRAVKPGGRVMIWVYGRENNGWIVRFADPLRKTLFSRLPIGLVHALSLPPTALLWLALRLGLDRLEYFRLIRRFDFAHLRSIVFDQMLPKIANYWRRDEVEALMQGAGLEDVRLAWVNEISWAAIGRKPQE, from the coding sequence ATGAGCGAAGCGCCGCCCTCTTCCCCCGCCCCCGACACCGCGTCCGCGGTGCACAGCGGGTCGGCCGACCGCTTCGGCTATGAGTGGGGCCGCTATGCCGAGCTGAAGGATATCTATCAGGAGCAGTTCCGCCGCTGGACGCCCTTCATGGCGCCGGAGGATTGGCGCGGCCTGACCTTCGTCGACGTCGGCTGCGGCATGGGGCGCAACAGCCACTGGCCGATGAGCTACGGTGCTGCCGGCGGGCTGGCGATCGACATCGACGAACGCAGCCTCGCCTCCGCCCGCGCCACGCTGGCGCCGCATCCGGCGATGGAGGTGCGCCGCCAGAGCGCCTATGAGCTGAACGAGGTCGAACGCTTCGACCTCGCCTTCTCCATCGGCGTCATCCACCATCTGGCCCATCCGGAAACCGCGCTCGCCAACATGGTGCGCGCGGTGAAGCCGGGCGGGCGGGTGATGATCTGGGTCTATGGCCGCGAGAACAACGGCTGGATCGTCCGCTTCGCCGACCCGCTGCGCAAGACGCTGTTCAGCCGCCTGCCGATCGGGCTGGTGCATGCGCTGTCCCTGCCGCCGACCGCGCTGCTGTGGCTGGCCCTGCGGCTGGGGCTGGACCGGCTGGAATATTTCCGTTTGATCCGCCGCTTCGATTTCGCGCATCTGCGCTCCATCGTCTTCGACCAGATGCTGCCGAAGATCGCCAACTACTGGCGCCGGGACGAGGTGGAGGCGCTGATGCAGGGCGCCGGGCTGGAGGACGTCCGGCTCGCCTGGGTCAACGAGATCTCCTGGGCGGCCATCGGCCGCAAGCCGCAGGAGTGA
- a CDS encoding tetratricopeptide repeat protein yields MRRFHPCGRQSGEALGVAISEFSPAFVEAFNGGAVLFQAGRFDEAAETFRRLADERPDIANLHGNLGLSLRAAGRPQEAMEPLRQALRLRPAYPDALNALGGILLDQRNLDHALVAFRELARLKPDYPGALLTLGNLFMFTGDGEKARTVYRLALTVEPDVAVNYNNLGAVSLSLGHPPDAALNYRRALAIDVGKPEYRKNLGTCLLMAGDYPNGTVAYEGRLEQPVWRKRDMPGVLWQGQPLAGKTLLVHFEQGLGDSFQYIRYAGVLKRMGARVLYECQPALKRVLSTAPDLDGLFAFGEPLPAYDYYISLMSLMHRLGTTPENVPGGVPYIRAEPELAARWAERLDRLEGGERPALRVGINWHGNETGKSIPLECFEAMGRLPGVRLYSLQKVSGLDHLERLRDRVAVTELGADFDAGPDAFLDTAAVMANLDLIVTCDTSVCHLAGAMGRPTWVVLKWFADWRWMRDRLDSPWYPTMRLFRQARSNDWAEVMARVTVAAEDVVAAEGAAKAAGRTTR; encoded by the coding sequence ATGCGGCGGTTCCATCCGTGCGGCAGGCAGTCGGGCGAAGCGTTGGGGGTTGCCATTTCCGAGTTCTCACCGGCCTTCGTCGAGGCCTTCAACGGCGGTGCCGTCCTGTTCCAGGCCGGCCGCTTCGACGAGGCGGCCGAGACCTTCCGCCGGCTGGCCGACGAGCGTCCCGACATCGCCAACCTGCACGGCAACCTCGGCCTGTCGCTGCGCGCCGCCGGCCGGCCGCAGGAGGCGATGGAGCCGCTGCGCCAGGCGCTGCGGCTGCGCCCCGCCTATCCGGACGCGCTGAACGCGCTGGGCGGCATCCTGCTCGACCAGCGCAACCTCGACCATGCGCTGGTCGCCTTCCGCGAACTGGCGCGGCTGAAGCCGGACTATCCGGGGGCGCTGCTGACGCTCGGCAACCTGTTCATGTTCACCGGCGACGGGGAAAAGGCGCGCACCGTCTACCGGCTGGCGCTGACCGTCGAGCCGGACGTGGCGGTCAACTACAACAATCTGGGCGCGGTCAGCCTCAGCCTCGGCCATCCGCCCGACGCGGCGCTGAACTACCGGCGCGCGCTCGCCATCGACGTCGGCAAGCCGGAATACCGCAAGAATCTCGGCACCTGCCTGCTGATGGCCGGCGACTACCCCAACGGCACCGTCGCCTATGAAGGCCGGCTCGAACAGCCGGTCTGGCGCAAGCGCGACATGCCGGGCGTGCTGTGGCAGGGCCAGCCGCTGGCGGGCAAGACGCTGCTGGTCCATTTCGAGCAGGGGCTGGGCGACTCCTTCCAGTACATCCGCTATGCCGGCGTGTTGAAGCGCATGGGCGCGCGGGTGCTCTACGAATGCCAGCCGGCGCTGAAGCGCGTGCTGTCGACCGCCCCCGACCTGGACGGGCTGTTCGCCTTCGGCGAGCCGCTGCCGGCCTATGATTATTACATCTCGCTGATGAGCCTGATGCACCGGCTGGGCACCACCCCGGAGAATGTTCCCGGCGGCGTGCCCTATATCCGGGCCGAGCCGGAGCTGGCGGCCCGCTGGGCGGAACGCCTGGACCGGCTGGAGGGCGGCGAACGCCCGGCCTTGCGCGTCGGCATCAACTGGCACGGCAACGAGACCGGCAAGTCGATCCCGCTGGAGTGCTTCGAGGCGATGGGCCGGCTGCCCGGCGTCCGGCTCTACAGCCTGCAGAAGGTGTCGGGCCTGGACCATCTGGAGCGGCTGCGCGACCGGGTGGCGGTGACGGAGCTGGGCGCGGATTTCGACGCCGGACCGGACGCCTTCCTCGACACCGCGGCGGTGATGGCCAACCTGGACCTGATCGTCACCTGCGACACCTCGGTCTGCCATCTCGCCGGCGCCATGGGACGGCCGACCTGGGTGGTGCTGAAATGGTTCGCCGACTGGCGCTGGATGCGCGACCGGCTCGACAGCCCATGGTATCCGACCATGCGCCTGTTCCGTCAGGCGAGGTCCAACGACTGGGCCGAAGTGATGGCCAGGGTGACGGTGGCGGCGGAGGACGTGGTGGCGGCGGAGGGTGCCGCCAAGGCCGCCGGGAGGACCACGCGATGA
- a CDS encoding glycosyltransferase — protein MISIHDTLTRAVGLHQAGESDRAVTLYRSILALDPAQTDALHLLGLLSRRPDPSRGVALVNRALRLVPAHAGALFNQAGTLLQMGRPDAAVAHLRRKLEVDPDCAMTLRRLGTDALACGRIDEADRLLRRAAALETGSGIPDSQLRCALERCATARAIGNDAADPSLPPGLVVRGVFRDSSGYAYAVRRFVQELVAAGIRVRLVDLNYGDADNLPDDQIDPLLFSLDRPVRAKAVLTVTTPPAVESIPGLKTVNFSMFEAVDIPPLWAGLSRRHDHVVVATDSSRTAWLRAGHPQDRIHICPAGVETVDAAGVAPAYIVDSLGRRLADYPVRILNVSDFNDRKNLDGLLRVWLRTTRAEDRAALLLKVGKGGGISDGMRDLLARVSAQTGRPLEQVAPIFLVEGKLSDAEMMSLHAASTHYWSMSHGEGWDLPMAQAGAMGLILLAPDHSAYQAYLDGRVAHMIPSAVTPGIGGYAGQSWWSPDEGEAVRLLRAVIDDPAGTRRSAQAHLLEHFSWQAATRRLIALLRELDAL, from the coding sequence ATGATCTCGATCCACGACACCCTGACCCGGGCCGTCGGCCTGCACCAGGCCGGCGAGAGCGACCGGGCGGTGACGCTCTACCGAAGCATCCTGGCGCTTGATCCGGCCCAGACGGACGCGCTCCACCTGCTTGGACTGCTGAGCCGCCGCCCCGACCCCTCGCGCGGGGTGGCGTTGGTGAACCGCGCCCTGCGGCTGGTGCCGGCCCATGCCGGCGCCCTGTTCAACCAGGCCGGCACCCTGCTGCAGATGGGCCGGCCGGATGCGGCCGTGGCCCATCTGCGCCGCAAGCTGGAGGTGGACCCGGATTGCGCCATGACATTGCGGCGTCTGGGGACGGACGCGCTCGCCTGCGGACGGATCGACGAGGCCGACCGGCTGCTGCGCCGTGCCGCCGCGCTGGAAACCGGTAGCGGCATACCTGATTCCCAGCTGCGCTGCGCCCTGGAACGTTGCGCCACCGCCCGCGCGATCGGCAACGATGCCGCAGACCCTTCGCTGCCGCCGGGGCTGGTGGTGCGCGGGGTGTTCCGCGACAGCAGCGGCTACGCCTATGCCGTCCGCCGTTTCGTCCAGGAACTGGTGGCGGCCGGGATCCGTGTGCGGCTGGTCGACCTGAACTATGGCGATGCCGACAACCTGCCGGACGACCAGATCGACCCGCTTCTGTTTTCGCTCGACCGGCCGGTGCGGGCCAAGGCGGTGCTGACCGTCACCACCCCGCCGGCAGTGGAAAGCATTCCGGGGCTGAAGACCGTCAATTTCAGCATGTTCGAGGCCGTCGACATCCCGCCTCTGTGGGCGGGCCTCAGCCGGCGCCACGACCATGTCGTCGTCGCCACCGACTCCTCCCGCACGGCCTGGCTGCGCGCCGGCCACCCGCAGGACCGCATCCATATCTGTCCCGCCGGGGTCGAGACGGTGGATGCCGCGGGCGTCGCCCCCGCCTACATCGTCGACAGCCTGGGCCGCCGGCTGGCCGACTACCCGGTACGCATCCTGAACGTCTCCGACTTCAACGACCGCAAGAACCTGGATGGGCTGCTGCGGGTCTGGCTGCGCACCACGCGGGCGGAGGACCGGGCGGCGCTGCTGCTGAAGGTCGGCAAGGGCGGCGGGATTTCCGACGGCATGCGCGATCTGCTGGCCCGGGTGTCGGCGCAGACCGGCCGGCCACTGGAACAGGTGGCGCCGATCTTCCTGGTGGAAGGCAAGCTGTCGGATGCGGAGATGATGTCGCTCCATGCCGCCTCGACCCATTACTGGAGCATGTCGCACGGCGAGGGCTGGGATCTGCCGATGGCCCAGGCCGGGGCGATGGGGCTAATCCTGCTGGCGCCCGACCACAGCGCCTATCAGGCCTATCTGGACGGGCGGGTGGCGCACATGATCCCCAGCGCCGTCACCCCCGGCATCGGCGGCTATGCCGGCCAGAGCTGGTGGAGCCCCGACGAGGGCGAGGCCGTCCGGCTGCTGCGCGCGGTCATCGACGACCCCGCCGGCACCCGCCGTTCGGCGCAGGCCCATCTGCTGGAGCATTTCAGCTGGCAGGCCGCGACCCGCCGGCTGATCGCCCTGCTGCGGGAGCTGGACGCGCTGTGA
- a CDS encoding SIS domain-containing protein produces MAIQDTTAPSLHGCLTAAIDVLRRTMDSLDPARVEAAVAAVTAALGANKALLVCGNGGSASDAQHITGELVGRFLKERRGLKAICLSSNAAVLTAWSNDYSYDSVFARQTEAYGEPGGVLLGISTSGNSRNVIAAFEVAKSLGMTTIAMTGEGGGKMAALSDILLDVPSRSTPLIQQVHICLYHYLCEQVEARLA; encoded by the coding sequence ATGGCCATCCAGGACACCACCGCCCCCTCGCTGCACGGCTGCCTCACCGCCGCCATCGACGTCCTGCGGCGCACCATGGACAGCCTGGACCCCGCCCGGGTCGAGGCGGCGGTCGCGGCGGTCACGGCCGCGCTCGGCGCCAACAAGGCGCTGCTGGTCTGCGGCAACGGCGGCTCCGCGTCGGACGCCCAGCACATCACCGGCGAGCTGGTCGGCCGCTTCCTGAAGGAGCGGCGCGGGCTGAAGGCGATCTGCCTCAGCTCCAACGCCGCCGTCCTGACCGCCTGGAGCAATGACTACTCCTACGACAGCGTCTTCGCCCGCCAGACCGAGGCCTATGGCGAGCCGGGCGGCGTCCTGCTGGGCATCTCCACCAGCGGCAACTCGCGCAACGTCATCGCCGCCTTCGAGGTGGCGAAGAGCCTGGGCATGACCACCATCGCCATGACCGGCGAGGGCGGCGGCAAGATGGCGGCCCTGAGCGACATCCTGCTCGACGTGCCGTCGCGTTCGACCCCGCTGATCCAGCAGGTCCATATCTGCCTCTACCATTACCTGTGCGAGCAGGTCGAAGCCCGGCTGGCCTGA